In Synergistaceae bacterium, a single window of DNA contains:
- a CDS encoding carbon starvation protein A, with protein MISFFVSLAILICGYFFYGSFVEKLFGPDDRQTCANTKNDSVDFVPMKTWKVFMIQLLNIAGLGPIFGAISGALWGPQVFLWICFGSVFAGGVHDYLSGMLSERHGGASISEITGIYLGKGMLQVMRVFSVILLVFVGVAFLVGPAQLLARLTPDSMTIKFWVLIILAYYFLATMFPIDKIIGKLYPFFGAVLIFMAFGIIIGLFANGYRIPEISFSNQHPSGTAIFPFMFITVACGAISGFHSTQSPMMARCITSEREGRKVFYGAMIAEGIIALIWAAAGCAYYEGGTTIGLANALKAFGGSPANVVYDVSFGLLGKIGGVLAILGVIACPITSGDTAFRSARLTIADWINIDQSKTKKRLAISVPLLAVGFLISKLNYTIIWRYFSWSNQTLAMIVLWAASVYMFRFVKNKYACLITAIPATFMAAVSATYICLAPEGFKMSANIGYPIGFIFALGCLVIFIFTTVMHPEKKK; from the coding sequence ATGATTTCGTTCTTTGTCTCTCTTGCAATACTTATTTGCGGCTATTTTTTCTACGGAAGTTTCGTAGAGAAGCTGTTTGGACCGGATGACCGTCAAACTTGCGCAAACACAAAAAATGATTCTGTCGACTTTGTACCTATGAAAACATGGAAAGTTTTCATGATACAGCTTTTGAATATTGCTGGATTGGGTCCTATTTTTGGGGCGATCAGCGGAGCACTCTGGGGTCCACAGGTATTTTTGTGGATATGTTTCGGGTCAGTATTTGCCGGAGGCGTACACGACTACTTGTCAGGAATGCTCAGTGAGCGCCATGGAGGAGCCTCGATAAGTGAAATTACTGGTATATATCTTGGCAAGGGCATGCTGCAGGTAATGAGGGTGTTCTCCGTTATCCTGCTGGTTTTCGTCGGAGTCGCCTTTCTCGTCGGACCTGCCCAGCTGCTTGCCCGTCTGACCCCGGATTCAATGACGATCAAGTTTTGGGTCCTTATTATTTTGGCCTATTACTTTCTGGCAACGATGTTTCCGATTGACAAGATAATCGGAAAACTTTATCCGTTTTTTGGAGCAGTTCTTATTTTCATGGCTTTTGGCATTATTATCGGATTGTTTGCCAATGGATATAGAATTCCTGAAATATCATTCTCCAACCAGCACCCAAGCGGGACTGCGATTTTCCCGTTCATGTTCATCACTGTTGCCTGCGGTGCTATCAGCGGGTTTCACTCCACCCAGAGCCCTATGATGGCTCGCTGTATCACAAGTGAAAGAGAAGGACGAAAGGTTTTTTATGGCGCTATGATAGCCGAAGGAATCATTGCCCTTATCTGGGCCGCTGCAGGATGTGCCTATTATGAAGGCGGAACTACGATAGGCTTGGCCAATGCGCTTAAGGCATTTGGCGGTTCACCCGCTAATGTTGTGTACGATGTTTCGTTCGGACTGCTCGGCAAAATTGGCGGTGTCCTTGCCATCCTTGGTGTTATCGCCTGCCCGATCACGAGCGGTGACACGGCGTTCCGCAGCGCTCGACTTACAATTGCCGACTGGATCAACATAGACCAGTCTAAAACCAAAAAGCGGCTGGCTATTTCCGTTCCTCTTCTTGCAGTCGGATTCCTTATTTCCAAATTAAACTACACGATTATATGGAGGTACTTCTCATGGTCCAATCAAACATTGGCTATGATCGTCCTTTGGGCTGCTTCTGTCTATATGTTCCGTTTTGTAAAGAACAAGTATGCATGTCTGATAACAGCCATCCCCGCAACGTTTATGGCCGCTGTTTCAGCAACCTATATCTGCCTTGCTCCGGAGGGATTTAAAATGTCTGCCAATATCGGATATCCTATTGGTTTCATATTTGCATTAGGATGTCTTGTGATATTTATCTTTACTACAGTTATGCATCCTGAAAAGAAAAAATAA